aaaacgacTTTGCATCAAATGATACACCAGAGCagttttaatgaacaaaagatTATTAATTTTGATCTATTGATAGATTGACATGCTTCCTCTTACACAGACTTTcagatttaaatttcatatatttgttttgcTAGAATCAAAGATATACATAATTCTATAGTTCTGAAATGAACAAGGTATGGTCTGTAGCTGGCTGTAGTAGGTTTGTAGGCAAGTGTAAACttatacatttatcaaaattcagTCCTTATCTGTAAATATATTCAATGATCAAAATGCAGCCtgtagtgttttatttttgtgctgtaaaaatatgcattttaatagatacctattttttaaaacaaaaacagaagcAGGTTAATGGTAAACATTCCCAATTTTTTACTTACAGGTATTAAAGCCAAGCAGAAAAACCCAAAGGAAAGCCATGCGATATGTTAATTCGTTACCCCCCCGACAAGAGAGAGAAAAGGTGATGTTTTTGGAGTTCTTTTCCAAATAAACTACATACAGGGAAAAGCACAGATAGCAATGAAAAAATTTTCTGAAGCAGATACAGCTCTTGCAAAGTAACCGTTTTTTTATGCCCaatttgaaagtgaaaaaaaaagtaaaacatgttaaaTACACCAAAAATCTAAACTTGCGACTACCCGTATGTGGGGGCCCGGAGTGGGCTTAAACCTTTTCTCGATAGAAACTCCATTCCCTCTGCCTTTACAAGTAGAGTGCACCAAATGCACCTAATCCACCAATTGTAAATTTTAAGGtcttaaaaatttttgaaattcttgAATAAATTTTTCCCCCAACATTACATTTTGAGAGTTTTTTCTCTACCCCCACTGCTCCCCCACCCCCATTCAAAATCATTTGTTTAAGgactaaaaaatcaaaattagaggaaaattttatgaaaagtcaTGCAAAAAGGGCCCCTAATTTTTTTGCCTTTTATTTTTTCTAGGCTAAAAAAAATGGTTATTATTTTTTTGCCCCCAAGGGGGCATGTAGTTTTTTAACCGCTTCGGTCTGCAGTCTGTCATCGTCTGTCCCCAATTTTCGTGTTCGGGCCAACTTTGTCATccggatggattttcaaaaacagCGTGAATGTGTACCCCGTAAGACGATGTCTCGCGCAAAGACCCCGATCCCGGGCCAAAGGGCGGTCCACTTTGACGTTTTAAAGGGTAtgcattgatgggcctgtccggtccatatctttgtcatcgatggatatattttcaaaaccttagcatgaatgtgtaccacgtAAGACGAGTGCGCGCGCAAAAGACCCAGGTCGTGCCAAAGGCAAGGCACCCTTTGGTTTAAAAGGGTAGTGCATTGATTTGGGTGTCCGGTCCCTATCTTTGCATCCATggaggatttttaaaaaaattggcatGAATGGTACACAGTAAGACGACGGTCACCGCAAAACCCTGTCCTAGCTCAAGGCAAGGTCAACTTAGCGTTAAAAGGGTAGTGCATTGAGGGGGggtcggtccatatctttgtcatccattgatggatttttaaataacttggcagaatgTGTACCCCGAAGACGAcggtcgcgcgcaagacccaggtccgtactcAAAGGCAAGGTACATTTTAAAGTTAAAGGCATTTTCATGATAGTGATTTGATGGGCGTGtcccggtccatatctttgtcttcatgcatggatttaAAAAAACACGCATGAAGTGTGGCCCTTAAAACGACATTTCGCGGCAAAACCCCCGCTCCGAGGTCAAAAGGCCTAAACTTAACATGGCCATAACTATTATTTAAAAGGGCCCCGGGGGGATGgtatcctatggagacagctttGTTTTTAAGCCAATGATTGCCcattgagaggtaatgaaatgtgcaaacaTCTCTCACAACCCCTGGCATTTTTCCGGAAACGAAAGCATTCATAAATTAATTTGAAGGAAATTATACCAAAGGAACAGAAGTATATCATGTCCGGGATGGGCTAAACCCTTTTTTTAACCCCACttgatttttatggaaaaaaattcccaaaactttttttattggGGCTTGTCAGATTTGCAAGGTCAGCAAacgattttattgtaaagagtgAGAACAAATTTTCATAGGGAAAAaccctttttataaaataaattaatgttttattttttttttttccaaaaggcTGCCTACAAGACAAGCAAGGCTTAATGTTAACTTACCCACACTTAATTCAGCTCCCATGGAAAGGTTTGATAATGTTTTGAGAGGCATGGTATCTGATgctgttaataaaataaattttctttatttaaaagaatatatttttttgtcattttatctcCCCAGAAAGTTTGTATTACCCTCATTGCTCACGATAATAGTTGATGTATTGTAGGCTGATAGGGCCTACCAGGCGTGTTCCAAGCTCTCGTGTGTAACAGAGATCAGTGTGATGATATGGAAATAAAATTGCACAGAATCCGCGaggtaactttttttttcttatgggGAATTTTTCTTTCTTCCTGCTAAAGGGTACACAGGAGGGTTTACTTTCatatcagttttaaaaaagaaattaaaaaaaagggaagGGTTTGATTTTCCCAGAAGCCAGGGCATAGCAAACACAGAGGATGCATTGCGAAGTAGGCCCCCCCATAAATGTTTTAATTGATAGATAAGCTTCAGGGTAATATCCATGTCTCACACCTAATCATAGACACAAAAGGGCATTTCTCGGCGAAAATTTCCTTTTATATATCatactaaaaaaaatatgataaacaatAATTTTGCAGTTTTGATTTTGGTTAAGAACTAGGccttttttattaatattttgttatgtttgatgccattcagttttctcttttttttctaaaaggatTGACTCGCGCAAAATGAGCCCTATCATCATCTATTGGGgtattaatttctttttgaaaaaccGTTTCTTAGATATGCCaagcattgaaatagtcaagtGCGCTATCTCCTTGAACAGCTCTCGTTTGCTATGTATTCTGATAATGGTAATTTTTGTAGAGCcagcttgcggaagcgaagacataccCGTCCgaatggctgttcagtgtatttgcgtgtgtgcgtgcgtgtatgtgtgtgtgcgtttgtgcgTCCATcctgatttgtttgtccggaccataactttgacatgcatggagcaaccttgtttatatttggcatgaatgttaacctcagtgagacagagtgtcctgCACAAACACATGTTCctattgcccgtgggcatctagtttataaCATATCTGTAAGAAGTGTAGGACTTCCAGAGGTGATGGTTTTCATTCTTCAATTCATAGATAAAAAATTGTAAGTTTTAGAACAttaaaatcttaatataaaattcaaactTAATCTTGTTGGTTTTTGTCAGGTTGTCATGGCGACAGAAGAAATATGCGGTTGCAGGATCACagtatgacaaagttatagatcTTACAAAGAGAAGATATGGGGAGGATGCAATAGAGCTTATACAGCTGTACCAGGAGGGTGGACGTGTATCTTTTATTATATAGTTGCTATGGCAACTGTCTGAAATGCTTAATATTTGATATATGTATGAGACTCAATTACAGCTGCCTTCCAATGAAAGatcagtattatatatatatggtaaTGTAATAAGGTTAACTAAACCTTGACTTTATGGGGATGTTATTTAGAATTTCCATAAGAATCTATGTCGTGGCAATTATTATAAGGTGGACTGAGGATGTTACAATGAAATTGTTTAAGACAAAAGCTTAATCATGAAACAACTGTTTGGTACAGTGAAAGTTATGCATTGTTTCAAGAATTAAACTGTGACATATCATGCATCCAGCTCAGaatgaaaatgtattaattttgtaagAGGTAGCAGAATGTTTAAATCACAAATGATTAATATAACAACTTTTACTTTAGACGAAGTGCAGGCTTGAATTTTTGAGTGATTTGATAACACTTTAAAAAATGTCCAAACTGCTTGCTTTCTTTTCTATAATAAATGATTAGTATACAGTGCTGTCGTCATGTTTCCATAACTTAATAATTGATTATATTGGGCTTGGCAGAGCCTCTCTCTTTTGTTGTTTCTATTTGTCAGCAGATGAATAGTGCAAATGAAGACCCATGCATTGGGTATTGACAAACTTGCACTCCACTTATGTCATCATAAAATGTAGATTTGATGTTTCAGATAGTAAGGAATTTAATGTTACATATATTGAGTTTATTTAAAGAGATATTTCCTTGACGGCAATGAAAGTTGGAACAGTCAAAAGGTAGACTGGCAAATCATGACAAAGCAATAGACATGTTTCTTCAGGCTCATTCTATAGCTGCTGCAAAGTAAGTttacaaaatctttatttttttctctggCTCTAAAGTTTCCAGGTTTCGTTGTTTCTTCAAATGATTTATAAGAGAAGCTTACTCACTTCTTGTTCTTTGCTGTTGCAGTTCTGAAAggtgataaaatttcatttaggttTTATGGATACAATTTTTTGAGTAAAGAAATAGTTGAAACCTCTTGGCCCTGGCTGAAGCATTTTTAAAAGTCTATTACTTATGCTTAGTTCTGGCTGAAACATTTGTAACAGTTCATAATTCATTCTTGGCCACCTTCATAACTTAGCCCTACTGATGCATTTCTAACAGTTTATAACTCTTACTTGGCCCTGGCTGAAGCATTTGTAACATTTCATCACTCATACTTGACCATTCCTAAAGCATTTCtaacatttcataatttatatgcCAACCAGgctgaaatatttctaaaactttttttgtaGCTACAAATACGCAAGTGAAGAAATAGTTGACACAGCCTTGGCCCTGGCTCAAGCGTATGCAAGCACAGGACGTGAGGAGGCAGAAAGTAAGTACACATTTCTTCACTGGAAAATGCTAAAAATAATACCTCGTGCAACTTTGtattttgtcagtttttaaaGCGTGATTTATGAGTTGAATTCTAATGTACATTGtcttttgcattttgtaaaaatcTGAATTCTCTTGCTTATTAATACTCGAGTTTCTTCATAAGGCTGTTTCATTATCAATTTCAAAACATGAGCCCTAAAGTTTCGAgtactttgaaatatttcatgaaaataacatgTAGTTTCGTGTTAAACTTCAGAAAGTGTATTCAAATGAGACCTTTACATCGCAGTATTTCGAAATTTCCTATTTGTTTGCTAAACACTCAGTGTATGCCTTAAGGTAGAAAAAAGTTCACATTATCTATGTCCACATCTTTTAAAGACAAAGTGTTGTTAAGGACTGACAATAGAGAAGGGATTTTAGTCATTGACCTCATAGATAGCAAGGAATTAATTGCAGTTTGGAAAATACAGTTTTAACCCCAAATTAATTACTCTGTTTTCATGcatgaatgatttcaaaatttaacGACAGAAACAGgtttacatgtatgtttattttgttataaaatttaaatttgaatattcacAATAAGAATTCTGCTTAACATCAGAAGTATTGCTTTATTAAAGTGATTCAGTGTATTACTATACAGTATCTGTATTTTCAACTAAGTACCTTTTTGATATTTACTTTCTAAAAATATACCAGATTTGTACACATAATGTTCTTGActgttatacttctttgtttaactttGTACACAGCTTATATCTAATTTAGGGTGTTATAATTAAGTGAGAAATGGTTTATCGTCCAGTGGAAATTGTAAGCCTCTGGTAGTACTGgatttataatgatattttcacAGGTTCGGCTGAGAGTTACCTTAATGAATGCCTGTCATCCTGTACCACAGTGTATGGACCAGACCATAAAAAGACTTTAGAAGTTCAAGATGAACTGGCTCGGTTGCTTATACGCACTGAAAGGGAAACAGTAAGTTTATACTCGCTCTTCTAAACTAAATCATTTGTTGCACTGTTCATGCTTGTCCTTTggtttttacctcacctgagcacaaagtgctagggttagctattgtgatcactcaccctCCGTCATCCATCAGTCAACACttatcttcaaacgacatctcctctgcTAGAAGATGATAAAAATTGGCCTGGATGCTCCTTTCGTGGCTTTGTTCCAAAATTGTTCGAAGGTTCCACTatgttgcacataggggctggcCATGTTTTAAAACTACACAAGACACAAAGATGGAAGTCAGTTGTTTGCTTGGTTTTGGAATGTATTGGTTAATCTTTGGATTAACTGTGGTGTAGAATTTATCATTGTAGGACAGCTGTTGTATCAGATAGAAAATCTAAACTCACTGCTTGTGTTTGCTAAGCTACTTTTAATTTGGtacattatattacattgtttaattccaatttaatttcagagtttttgttttggtttcagctaaaaattgtttatttttgctataataaataatatactttttattttaagtttcagttcTTCTTAGAAATTACCTGAGATTATTTTGAAGTATACTATTTTTCCAGTATAGTTAGTCTTtgttatgtatgtgtgtgtgtaacTTTATTTACAGGATGCTTTAGAAATGCTACGATCTTCTTTACCACTGAAGAATGAAGTTTACGGAGAATATTCAGAAAATGTTGCTGATACTCATAAACTTATAGCTTCAGTACACCTTGCGCAGGGAAATATTGAAAAAGCTCTCAGAGCATATAAAAAGGTAAGCTACTTTCATTTTGTTGTCGTTACAAATAATCACATACTCTAAAACACAAAactaattcttttttttattaaaagcaaaTTATTTCTAATTCTGAATGATTACCTGTAAAagtcagtggtcaaggtcacagtgaccttgggactaaaaatgtttttatgccccttGGGTTGAAGACCTGGTAATGAAAAGTGTTTGAACTGACTGTCCATTCTGTCTCTCCTTCACATTTTCTTGTGTACGCAACTTGTTTATCTATAGCTGGAGAAAGCCTAAACCTAAGGTCatcaaaattcaaaacctttCTCTGTCAGGTGGTCATTatggcaaaggtcaaggtctcaccaTATGAAAATTACATACCTTTACTCAGGTCATTATGTAATGACTTGTGTTTTGCAAATAACTAgttattttgcttgtttattgtatttcatttatatatctgTACCAAAACTCAAGTTATTTACATCTCAACAGTTTTGGTATTTTAAGCTATCTATTTCATTACAGTGCCTCAACATTGAAACACTGGTTTTGGGTAAAAATCATAAGAAGACAAAAGATAGTGAAAGAACGATTGACATTCTCATGGCGTAAGTATCATATCGctaaataacatttgttttttgtCCGGCTTGTTGATTAGGTCTGTCTCGGCAGATAGACGTATAGGCAGATGGATGGgataatgagtctcatgttaacctttttgttcactcaGTATCTAGACAAGTGTTTCACCTATGACCTTGAAACTTTATATGTATGtcggtcttgatgtgtacatgaccccgaTTGATttcaggtcacttggtcaaaggtcacagggacctgaacattgaaaatggtttccactcaatatctagACAAGTATTTTTTCTAGGACCTTGAAAGTTCATAGATATGTTGGCCTTGATGTGTatatgaccccaattaattttagggtcactaggtaaaagggcaaggtcacagggacctgaacatggtaacgccccatgtggttctaggatgatctgtgtatgaaaagaattggaaccactgccttacccttgcatgatcgtaagaggtgactaatagggtcttaacacttggttttgcagtaactctgtgattccagcaggtatgcagattttgattccatacctcatgtttttatttcgatgtaaatgagatgtggaaccaaaatttgtagtcctgtgtagtcctatactgtgttggtgcgccgtaaaacgcaaataaataaataaatgaacatggtaacctttttgttcactcaatatctggacaagtatttcacctaggaccttgaaactgcATAGGCATGTTGATCTTGATGTgtaaatgaccccttttgattttggggtcactgggtcaaaggtcaaggtcacagggacctgaacattaaaAATAGTTTCTGTTCAATATCTGGACAATTATTTCACCTAagacattgaaacttcataatgTGTATATAATACCTGTAGATTTTGggatcactgggtcaaaggtcaaggtcacagggatctgaacattgaaaatggtttctgctcaatatccgcacaagtatttcacctaggaccttgaaacttcataggcatGTTGGTTTTGGTGTGTACCTGACCCCATTGATTTCAGGGTCAAAAGTTAGGGTCACAGGGACTTAAACatcgaaaatgttttttttaacttttattttttacaccaatttatctattcattttctacctgtccatttctttttttccctttttcctttGATATTGCTTTTTAATTTGGGGGTTATTTGTTGTATGCCATTATTAGAACCTTAACTCATTTTCACCTAATTTAGAAAACCGGGCCAAAATGCCGTCTGGCGTTAGCTGCTTGTTAATGTAAAGTTGTATGTAAAATGGAAACCAGGTCTTGTTTGCATTAATTTTGATCTGAGAAAGGGCTTTGATGAATACTATGAGTTTATTTGTCTATTCAAAAAGCTTTTGTATTtctaatttttggttaaatttatttttaatagaaattcagGTTGTTTGTAAATGTGTTAAGTACTTGTCAtatcatgttgttgttttgatttgatttcaATAAAACTGTCCCAAAGTATGAAATATTAATAATTGCTGCTTTGcattttttctcactttttatATCCTGTGAAATAGAACATAATATGGGACCACCTGCAGTGTGCGAGTGGCATCTGCTAAAATTGTACGCTCTTAAACTTTAGCAGTTCATATCCATATTTACCAAACTTATTCACAATGTTTATGAGCACAGTAACTTGGCCAGGATCACTAATCAGCTGGATCCTTCAAGTTGtatctggagttatggcccttgaaatacttaaaattatgaaaatttacaatGTCAGCTCTCCGACTTGaccagttcttatccagtgttcaccaaacttggtcacagtgTTTCTAAGTATAAATATCTTAGACAAGTTATTTAACCAGCAAGATATTCACagtcactcttgagttatggcccttgaattactaaaactTGCAAATATTAACAGTGTCCTCTTAACTTAGCAGTTCTTATCCATGTCCACCAATCTTAGTCAGATTTTTTACTTGTATATTGACTTAgaaaagtttgataaccagccagatATTCTTTGCCACtcttgagttatggtccttgaatttgTTGCAAGTAAGAAAATTGAAAACTTCTCTACACAAAAGTAGAGTATTTCAAAGGTAAAAAGTTATTGCTGTGATGAATGTGTTTTGCAACAGTATGCCAGTCTTGCTCATTTTCTGGTTGTTTTTCTCAAAACATGTATATGACATTACAGGAGTCCAGGACTGTCCAAaaagtttgttttgaataaagagGACGAGTTAAAGAAGCGCCCAaggttcaacaatttttcaaaGTCTGCAAGATAACGTAAGAACTTACAGGAATCATTTACAGCATCGACTATGTAATTTAGAACT
This DNA window, taken from Mercenaria mercenaria strain notata chromosome 19, MADL_Memer_1, whole genome shotgun sequence, encodes the following:
- the LOC123542317 gene encoding tetratricopeptide repeat protein 23-like gives rise to the protein MAKKNCQLPKRLSWRQKKYAVAGSQYDKVIDLTKRRYGEDAIELIQLYQEGGRLEQSKGRLANHDKAIDMFLQAHSIAAANYKYASEEIVDTALALAQAYASTGREEAESSAESYLNECLSSCTTVYGPDHKKTLEVQDELARLLIRTERETDALEMLRSSLPLKNEVYGEYSENVADTHKLIASVHLAQGNIEKALRAYKKCLNIETLVLGKNHKKTKDSERTIDILMASPGLSKKFVLNKEDELKKRPRFNNFSKSAR